One window of the Cryptomeria japonica chromosome 7, Sugi_1.0, whole genome shotgun sequence genome contains the following:
- the LOC131046518 gene encoding endonuclease 2, translated as MMGGFRGLCCCMLVGLVILVAVAPGHVQGWGKEGHYSTCKIAEPFLSKNTWKAVNDILPHYAQNDLASLCSWADHMRFRYHWANSLHFIDTPDDKCGYDYSRDCHDEHGVEGMCLEGAIKNYTSQLATYGHKSRGKQYNLTEALLFLSHFTGDIHQPLHVGFTSDRGGNSINLHWYRRKSNLHHVWDSGIIETAMKDFYDNDLEVMIEDVQKNITEIWSKDVTTWEQCDTNDLVCPKLYADESIILACKWAYKDVEEDNVLEDDYFLSRLPIVESQLAKGGIRLAATLNRIFDSKMDHIVHSEL; from the exons ATGATGGGAGGATTCAGGGGCCTGTGCTGTTGTATGTTGGTTGGGTTGGTGATATTGGTTGCTGTAGCTCCTGGTCATGTGCAGGGATGGGGAAAGGAAGGACATTATTCTACGTGCAAGATTGCAGAG CCATTTTTGAGTAAAAATACTTGGAAAGCAGTGAATGATATACTTCCTCATTATGCACAAAATGACCTTGCATCTCTTTGTTCATGGGCGGATCACATGCGATTTAGATATCATTGGGCCAACTCACTACATTTCATTGACACACCAGATGATAAGTGTGGATATGACTATTCAA GGGATTGTCATGATGAACATGGAGTAGAGGGGATGTGTCTTGAAGGAGCCATAAAAAATTATACCTCTCAACTTGCAACTTATGGACATAAGTCTCGTGGGAAGCAAT ATAATTTAACAGAGGCTTTATTATTTCTATCTCATTTTACGGGAGACATTCATCAG CCTTTACATGTGGGATTCACATCAGATAGAGGAGGAAATTCAATTAATTTACATTGGTATCGTCGAAAAAGTAATTTGCATCAT GTTTGGGACAGTGGGATCATTGAGACAGCCATGAAAGATTTTTATGACAATGATCTTGAAGTTATGATAGAAGATGTTCAAAAAAATATTACT GAAATTTGGTCAAAGGATGTAACTACTTGGGAACAGTGTGACACAAATGATCTTGTTTGTCCTAAATT GTATGCAGATGAGAGCATCATTCTTGCTTGCAAGTGGGCTTACAAAGATGTTGAGGAAGACAATGTTTTGGAAG ATGACTATTTCCTCTCACGTCTACCCATTGTCGAGAGTCAACTTGCAAAAGGAGGCATAAGATTGGCTGCAACACTCAATCGTATCTTTGATTCAAAAATGGACCACATTGTACATTCAGAGTTGTAA